One Platichthys flesus chromosome 14, fPlaFle2.1, whole genome shotgun sequence genomic region harbors:
- the pex5lb gene encoding PEX5-related protein isoform X1 has product MYQVQGTGERVVAMVLKERPGNEASEGNPRLTVTTKLVGEQQESRPLLSPSIDDFLSESRGDAASSRPLTSNTAGVLATALNLVDLSEPGEVSGGRRRSRPLRRKGSSMSPRRRACPEETELIQVEVDHLPVRPRTPERVSLDSVSLSSPLDKWEEVNLDVEDGGHRRRHEKRCTSLHSSSELLWSAEFKTDPGTKSVHSLNSSPQECAASRQRRRTRCALNTNESQDDEFVRAKAAVESDTEFWDKMEAEWEELARRNWLEESEGLQPVPPSPPVEKGYFFNTTNPYREWTSAFAEGQEKARDGDLNAAVLLLEAAILQDPLDSEAWQLLGTTQAENENEQAAIASLQRCLELQPNNLLALMALAVSFTNSSLQQEACDALRRWIQNNPRYKHLGLEHRSPLQGSPATPRRGPHTFTWARCELQSVLLLFQEAVLLNLDSVDPDLQTGLGVLFNLSSDFNKAVEAFTAALSVRPQDYLLWNRLGATLANGDRSEEAVEAYGRALELQPGFIRSRYNLGISCINLGAHREAVSNFLTALNQQRRSQRCSHQQMSANIWAALRIAISMMDQPELLRAANVGDLDLLMRAFDLGDI; this is encoded by the exons ATGTACCAGGTCCAG GGCACAGGTGAAAGGGTCGTTGCCATGGTGCTGAAGGAGCGTCCTGGTAACGAGGCCTCTGAAGGAAACCCCCGCCTCACCGTGACAACCAAG CTGGTCGGCGAGCAGCAGgagagtcgccccctgctgagTCCCTCCATCGATGACTTCCTGTCAGAGAGCCGTGGTGACGCCGCCTCCTCCCGACCTCTCACCTCCAACACAGCAG GAGTTCTGGCCACAGCTCTGAACCTGGTGGACCTCAGCGAGCCGGGGGAGGTcagtggggggaggaggaggagtcgtCCTCTGAGGAGGAAGGGCAGCTCGATGAGTCCTCGACGGCGAGCGTGTCCTGAGGAGACGGAGCTTATCCAGGTGGAGGTGGATCACCTGCCCGTCCGTCCCAGGACACCGGAGCGGGTGTCACTGGACTCAG TCAGTCTTTCGTCTCCTCTGGACAAATGGGAAGAGGTGAACCTGGACGTGGAGGACGgaggacacaggaggagacatgagAAGAGATGCACCTCCCTTCACTCCTCCAGTGAACTGCTGTG GTCTGCAGAGTTTAAAACTGATCCAGGGACGAAGAGCGTCCACAGCCTCAACTCGTCACCACAG GAATGTGCTGCGTCCAGACAGAGAAGACGAACTCGTTGCGCTCTGAACACAAACGAGTCTCAGGACGACGAGTTTGTAAGAGCGAAGGCTGCTGTGgag tCGGACACTGAGTTCTGGGATAAGATGGAGGCCGAGTGGGAGGAGCTCGCTCGGAGAAACTGGCTGGAGGAGTCTGAGGGTCTTCAGCCGGTCCCGCCCAGCCCCCCTGTGGAGAAG GGTTACTTCTTCAACACTACCAACCCGTACAGAGAGTGGACCAGCGCCTTCGCCGAGGGGCAGGAGAAAGCTCGGGACGGGGACCTGAACGCCGCCGTCCTGCTGCTGGAAGCCGCCATTCTGCAGGACCCGCTGGACTCTGAG GCGTGGCAGCTTCTGGGAACGACTCAGGCTGAGAACGAGAACGAGCAGGCCGCCATCGCGTCCCtgcagag gtgtcTGGAGCTCCAGCCCAACAACCTCCTGGCTCTCATGGCGCTAGCCGTCAGCTTCACTAACAGCAGCCTCCAGCAGGAGGCGTGTGACGCCCTGCGCCGCTGGATCCAGAACAACCCCCGGTACAAACACCTGGGCCTGGAGCACAGGAGCCCCCTGCAGGGCTCACCGGCCACGCCACGCAGGGGCCCCCACACCTTCACCTGGGCCAG gtgtgagcTGCAGAGTGTGTTGCTCCTCTTCCAGGAAGCGGTTCTGTTGAATCTGGACTCAGTGGATCCAGATCTTCAGACTGGACTCGGTGTTCTCTTTAATCTCAGCTCCGACTTTAACAAAGCAGTGGAGGCTTTTACTGCAGCGCTGTCCGTCAGaccacag GACTACCTGCTGTGGAACCGTCTGGGAGCCACGCTGGCGAACGGGGACCGCAgcgaggaggcggtggaggcgTACGGCCGCgctctggagctgcagccgGGATTCATCCGCTCCAGATACAACCTGGGAATCAGCTGCATCAACCTGGGAGCTCACAG GGAGGCGGTCAGTAACTTCCTGACAGCTCTGAACCAGCAGAGGCGGAGTCAGCGCTGCAGCCACCAGCAGATGTCGGCCAACATCTGGGCGGCACTGCGCATCGCCATCTCCATGATGGACCAACCAGAGCTGCTCCGGGCTGCCAACGTGGGGGACCTGGACCTTCTGATGAGGGCCTTCGACCTGGGGGACATCTGA
- the pex5lb gene encoding PEX5-related protein isoform X2 — protein sequence MYQVQLVGEQQESRPLLSPSIDDFLSESRGDAASSRPLTSNTAGVLATALNLVDLSEPGEVSGGRRRSRPLRRKGSSMSPRRRACPEETELIQVEVDHLPVRPRTPERVSLDSVSLSSPLDKWEEVNLDVEDGGHRRRHEKRCTSLHSSSELLWSAEFKTDPGTKSVHSLNSSPQECAASRQRRRTRCALNTNESQDDEFVRAKAAVESDTEFWDKMEAEWEELARRNWLEESEGLQPVPPSPPVEKGYFFNTTNPYREWTSAFAEGQEKARDGDLNAAVLLLEAAILQDPLDSEAWQLLGTTQAENENEQAAIASLQRCLELQPNNLLALMALAVSFTNSSLQQEACDALRRWIQNNPRYKHLGLEHRSPLQGSPATPRRGPHTFTWARCELQSVLLLFQEAVLLNLDSVDPDLQTGLGVLFNLSSDFNKAVEAFTAALSVRPQDYLLWNRLGATLANGDRSEEAVEAYGRALELQPGFIRSRYNLGISCINLGAHREAVSNFLTALNQQRRSQRCSHQQMSANIWAALRIAISMMDQPELLRAANVGDLDLLMRAFDLGDI from the exons ATGTACCAGGTCCAG CTGGTCGGCGAGCAGCAGgagagtcgccccctgctgagTCCCTCCATCGATGACTTCCTGTCAGAGAGCCGTGGTGACGCCGCCTCCTCCCGACCTCTCACCTCCAACACAGCAG GAGTTCTGGCCACAGCTCTGAACCTGGTGGACCTCAGCGAGCCGGGGGAGGTcagtggggggaggaggaggagtcgtCCTCTGAGGAGGAAGGGCAGCTCGATGAGTCCTCGACGGCGAGCGTGTCCTGAGGAGACGGAGCTTATCCAGGTGGAGGTGGATCACCTGCCCGTCCGTCCCAGGACACCGGAGCGGGTGTCACTGGACTCAG TCAGTCTTTCGTCTCCTCTGGACAAATGGGAAGAGGTGAACCTGGACGTGGAGGACGgaggacacaggaggagacatgagAAGAGATGCACCTCCCTTCACTCCTCCAGTGAACTGCTGTG GTCTGCAGAGTTTAAAACTGATCCAGGGACGAAGAGCGTCCACAGCCTCAACTCGTCACCACAG GAATGTGCTGCGTCCAGACAGAGAAGACGAACTCGTTGCGCTCTGAACACAAACGAGTCTCAGGACGACGAGTTTGTAAGAGCGAAGGCTGCTGTGgag tCGGACACTGAGTTCTGGGATAAGATGGAGGCCGAGTGGGAGGAGCTCGCTCGGAGAAACTGGCTGGAGGAGTCTGAGGGTCTTCAGCCGGTCCCGCCCAGCCCCCCTGTGGAGAAG GGTTACTTCTTCAACACTACCAACCCGTACAGAGAGTGGACCAGCGCCTTCGCCGAGGGGCAGGAGAAAGCTCGGGACGGGGACCTGAACGCCGCCGTCCTGCTGCTGGAAGCCGCCATTCTGCAGGACCCGCTGGACTCTGAG GCGTGGCAGCTTCTGGGAACGACTCAGGCTGAGAACGAGAACGAGCAGGCCGCCATCGCGTCCCtgcagag gtgtcTGGAGCTCCAGCCCAACAACCTCCTGGCTCTCATGGCGCTAGCCGTCAGCTTCACTAACAGCAGCCTCCAGCAGGAGGCGTGTGACGCCCTGCGCCGCTGGATCCAGAACAACCCCCGGTACAAACACCTGGGCCTGGAGCACAGGAGCCCCCTGCAGGGCTCACCGGCCACGCCACGCAGGGGCCCCCACACCTTCACCTGGGCCAG gtgtgagcTGCAGAGTGTGTTGCTCCTCTTCCAGGAAGCGGTTCTGTTGAATCTGGACTCAGTGGATCCAGATCTTCAGACTGGACTCGGTGTTCTCTTTAATCTCAGCTCCGACTTTAACAAAGCAGTGGAGGCTTTTACTGCAGCGCTGTCCGTCAGaccacag GACTACCTGCTGTGGAACCGTCTGGGAGCCACGCTGGCGAACGGGGACCGCAgcgaggaggcggtggaggcgTACGGCCGCgctctggagctgcagccgGGATTCATCCGCTCCAGATACAACCTGGGAATCAGCTGCATCAACCTGGGAGCTCACAG GGAGGCGGTCAGTAACTTCCTGACAGCTCTGAACCAGCAGAGGCGGAGTCAGCGCTGCAGCCACCAGCAGATGTCGGCCAACATCTGGGCGGCACTGCGCATCGCCATCTCCATGATGGACCAACCAGAGCTGCTCCGGGCTGCCAACGTGGGGGACCTGGACCTTCTGATGAGGGCCTTCGACCTGGGGGACATCTGA